From one Sphingomonas carotinifaciens genomic stretch:
- a CDS encoding restriction endonuclease — protein sequence MGDEADRGRSWRCSPGHSAYARGGRREGPFQAGEVTMSSLRSIDLSLVDEIFRGGERGYILDFSNRTFSDFFVRELDIDIDAPQYAVDGISKGKRLRCFLGQVDDGTAARTLRVLWEHREALRSADTADPMPRAAGQIAALIARLQGSALPAPVNVVAAPILDAIDFARLRDRLVSIRDTEPHQRGFAFERFLTEMFDAFRLNPREPFRLAGEQIDGSFEHGGEIYLVEAKWLNRRISQAELHTFEGKIGQKAAWARGLFVSFGGFTKEGLQAFGRGKRTIALEGRDLYEALDRGIGIDHVIAAKARHAAETGAVFAPLADLFP from the coding sequence GTGGGCGACGAAGCCGACCGAGGACGAAGCTGGCGATGTTCACCCGGCCATTCTGCGTATGCTCGAGGCGGTCGACGAGAAGGCCCCTTCCAAGCCGGCGAAGTGACGATGAGCAGTCTTCGCTCTATCGACCTCAGTCTCGTCGACGAAATTTTTCGGGGCGGCGAGCGGGGGTACATTCTCGACTTTTCCAATCGCACATTCAGCGACTTCTTCGTTCGCGAACTCGATATCGACATCGATGCACCGCAATATGCCGTTGACGGCATCTCGAAGGGCAAGCGATTGCGCTGCTTTCTCGGGCAGGTGGACGATGGCACCGCCGCACGTACGCTTCGGGTCCTCTGGGAGCACCGAGAGGCATTGCGCAGCGCCGACACGGCCGATCCGATGCCGCGCGCCGCCGGCCAGATCGCGGCGCTCATCGCGCGACTGCAAGGGTCAGCGCTCCCTGCTCCAGTCAATGTCGTCGCCGCACCGATCCTCGACGCGATCGACTTTGCCCGCCTGCGCGATCGGCTTGTCAGCATCCGGGACACCGAACCGCACCAGCGTGGCTTTGCGTTCGAGCGTTTCCTCACGGAGATGTTCGATGCATTCCGGCTCAATCCGCGCGAACCGTTCCGGCTTGCAGGCGAACAGATCGACGGCAGCTTCGAGCATGGCGGCGAGATCTACCTCGTCGAAGCCAAATGGTTGAACCGTCGCATCAGCCAAGCCGAGCTCCACACCTTCGAAGGCAAGATCGGTCAGAAGGCGGCATGGGCGCGCGGGCTGTTCGTCAGTTTCGGCGGCTTCACCAAGGAAGGCCTCCAAGCCTTTGGCCGCGGCAAGCGGACGATCGCACTCGAAGGACGCGATCTCTATGAGGCGCTCGACCGCGGGATCGGGATCGATCACGTGATCGCCGCCAAGGCGCGCCACGCCGCAGAGACCGGCGCGGTCTTCGCCCCCCTGGCGGACCTCTTCCCGTGA
- a CDS encoding DUF3800 domain-containing protein, whose translation MTKGLNKKVLCFIDESGTAGSGPFQLGALFVLAREAGRLDKAFSDLLPPDANEVHAVKMANGYLQGLLDRLRAGADLDRVVLINQHFQGRPGPPPLVYAQAVVETVKIGMKRFRTVLGRDSVGNVDVITDVNQHNDHPDFDAEMERARNDDGRFRGVNRVVRLDSGASRLLQLADVVAYARRWVVEGEMNAQGLREKYGIDLL comes from the coding sequence GTGACCAAAGGCCTCAACAAGAAGGTATTGTGCTTCATCGACGAGTCAGGAACGGCCGGCAGCGGTCCGTTTCAGCTCGGCGCATTGTTCGTGCTTGCCCGTGAAGCCGGACGTTTGGACAAGGCGTTCAGCGACCTGTTGCCCCCCGACGCGAACGAGGTCCACGCCGTGAAGATGGCGAATGGCTATCTCCAAGGCCTGCTCGATCGGCTTCGGGCAGGTGCCGATCTCGACCGGGTCGTGCTGATCAACCAGCACTTCCAGGGTCGGCCGGGCCCTCCCCCCTTGGTGTACGCGCAGGCGGTCGTCGAGACGGTGAAGATTGGCATGAAGCGTTTTCGGACCGTCCTTGGGCGTGACAGCGTCGGCAACGTCGATGTCATCACCGACGTCAATCAGCATAACGATCATCCCGACTTCGATGCCGAGATGGAGCGGGCGCGGAACGACGACGGTCGGTTCCGCGGCGTCAACCGCGTTGTACGACTGGACTCCGGCGCGTCCCGGCTGTTGCAGCTTGCCGACGTCGTTGCGTACGCCCGTCGTTGGGTCGTCGAGGGCGAGATGAACGCGCAAGGGCTGCGCGAAAAGTACGGCATCGATCTGCTGTGA
- a CDS encoding Shedu immune nuclease family protein, translated as MRQQPDEALATAFETLLSDEDKDENDIQAFLEEHTEFLDTSAWLLNHRLHMNCIIAKFPIGVRTADFAYLTKSSDRWILVLVEIERADKPLFTTSSKHVGYSSAFNEAVAQTAVWQDYWVQHQAELRERLRPILVPPGMASNRIDLRRVLIIGRSGTKDFNQAQRDRIAGLEEDNKIKILTYDSLLRSYRAGRASKKCLLSTRSTGYAIKRLDALPILLFSYVLPEHLTVPAPIEAELVSEGYQMDAWRNNHLLRFNEKWATKPTEDEAGDVHPAILRMLEAVDEKAPSKPAK; from the coding sequence ATGCGGCAACAACCCGATGAGGCGCTTGCCACCGCTTTCGAGACCTTGTTGTCCGACGAGGACAAGGACGAGAACGACATTCAAGCCTTCCTCGAGGAGCATACCGAGTTCCTCGACACCAGCGCGTGGCTGCTGAACCACCGCCTGCACATGAACTGCATCATCGCGAAGTTTCCGATCGGCGTACGCACCGCCGACTTTGCCTATCTCACGAAATCATCCGATCGCTGGATCCTCGTCCTCGTGGAGATCGAGCGCGCGGACAAGCCGCTCTTCACCACCAGCAGCAAACATGTCGGCTATTCGAGCGCCTTCAACGAGGCGGTTGCGCAGACGGCGGTCTGGCAGGACTATTGGGTGCAGCATCAGGCCGAGCTGCGCGAGCGGCTACGGCCAATCCTCGTCCCGCCCGGCATGGCATCGAACCGGATTGACCTTCGCCGTGTCCTCATTATCGGCCGCTCGGGCACGAAGGATTTCAACCAGGCGCAACGCGATCGGATCGCCGGCTTGGAGGAAGACAACAAGATCAAGATCCTCACGTACGACTCACTGCTACGCAGCTACCGCGCTGGCCGGGCCAGCAAGAAATGCCTCCTCTCGACGCGCTCGACCGGCTACGCGATCAAGCGCTTGGACGCATTGCCGATCCTCCTCTTCTCCTATGTTCTGCCCGAACATCTGACCGTGCCGGCGCCGATCGAGGCCGAGCTCGTGAGCGAGGGCTATCAGATGGACGCGTGGCGCAACAATCACCTGCTGCGGTTCAACGAGAAGTGGGCGACGAAGCCGACCGAGGACGAAGCTGGCGATGTTCACCCGGCCATTCTGCGTATGCTCGAGGCGGTCGACGAGAAGGCCCCTTCCAAGCCGGCGAAGTGA
- a CDS encoding helix-turn-helix domain-containing protein: MSDKSEEENDLPVADCQPKAPRKSGAAANKWGAKVIALGFCMLPSLLLRAQRRLGLSPTQLAVLIQLADFWWDAGRKPFPKKADLALRLNLSERQVQRYIAELEEAGFVRRIERRASHRGKISNEYDLQGLVDKLAEIEPDFSDAAQEARAKRQAVSRPGMRRRRPAPTAAEAEA; the protein is encoded by the coding sequence ATGAGTGACAAGAGCGAAGAAGAAAATGATCTGCCCGTCGCGGATTGCCAGCCGAAGGCACCCCGCAAGTCGGGCGCTGCCGCCAATAAATGGGGCGCCAAGGTGATCGCGCTCGGCTTCTGTATGCTGCCCTCGCTGCTGCTGCGTGCCCAGCGGCGCCTCGGCCTTAGCCCGACCCAGCTCGCCGTATTGATCCAGCTGGCCGACTTTTGGTGGGATGCCGGGCGCAAGCCGTTTCCCAAGAAAGCCGACCTCGCCTTGCGGCTGAATCTCAGCGAGCGGCAGGTCCAGCGCTACATCGCCGAGCTTGAAGAGGCCGGGTTCGTGCGTCGGATCGAGCGCCGTGCGTCGCATCGCGGCAAGATCTCCAACGAGTATGATCTGCAGGGCCTGGTCGACAAGCTGGCGGAGATCGAGCCCGATTTCAGCGATGCCGCGCAGGAAGCACGCGCCAAGCGACAGGCCGTTTCCCGGCCCGGGATGCGACGCCGCCGACCCGCGCCGACAGCGGCCGAAGCGGAGGCCTGA